One window of the Populus nigra chromosome 4, ddPopNigr1.1, whole genome shotgun sequence genome contains the following:
- the LOC133691706 gene encoding transcription factor bHLH30-like, with protein sequence MHPFQSFYYLNQDGHIPEPSLVNMMDGGESILSSASKTEAKISTESSCKSHKETERRRRQRINAHLSTLRTLLPNPTKTDKASLLAQVVHHVRDLKMKAAGSARQYSNNCSSGLEPEENWPYPGEVDEATLSCCGHEEKMIKVSVCCEDRPGLHMDLTRAIKSVRARAVRAEMMTVAGRTKSVVVMRWDNGSGGEEDVGILKRALNAVVENRASGSGFGQVVQGNKRARVFGLVSDVDRDRN encoded by the exons ATGCATCCTTTTCAAAGCTTTTACTATTTAAATCAAGATGGACATATACCAGAGCCAAGCTTAGTCAACATGATGGACGGTGGGGAATCAATCCTGAGCTCAGCTTCAAAAACAGAAGCTAAAATATCAACTGAGTCATCATGCAAGAGCCACAAAGAAACAGAAAGGAGACGCAGACAACGTATCAACGCCCACCTCTCCACCCTCCGTACTCTCCTTCCCAACCCCACCAAG ACAGACAAGGCCTCGTTGCTGGCTCAAGTTGTGCATCACGTGAGAGACCTAAAAATGAAGGCAGCTGGGTCGGCACGGCAGTATAGTAATAACTGTAGCAGCGGATTAGAGCCCGAAGAGAACTGGCCATATCCAGGAGAAGTAGACGAGGCTACGCTGAGTTGCTGTGGTCATGAAGAGAAGATGATAAAAGTGAGTGTTTGTTGTGAAGATAGACCGGGCCTGCATATGGATTTGACCCGAGCGATTAAGTCTGTGCGGGCCAGGGCGGTGCGGGCCGAGATGATGACGGTGGCTGGCCGGACCAAGAGTGTGGTAGTGATGAGGTGGGATAATGGCAGTGGTGGAGAGGAGGATGTTGGGATTTTGAAACGGGCTTTGAACGCTGTTGTGGAGAACCGGGCCTCGGGTTCTGGGTTCGGCCAAGTGGTCCAGGGGAATAAAAGGGCGAGAGTCTTCGGTCTGGTTAGTGATGTTGATAGAGATAGAAATTGA